One window of the Zea mays cultivar B73 chromosome 3, Zm-B73-REFERENCE-NAM-5.0, whole genome shotgun sequence genome contains the following:
- the LOC100192050 gene encoding Ethylene-responsive transcription factor CRF2: protein MSRPRTVRIFWDDPDLTDSSSEEEGCGTRRVGRMVRELPPMAGAAAAAPVPDQCNAGDGDRGRRLGVAAPGACSGARRRLAKTGPSTKFRGVRRRPWGKFAAEIRDPWRGVRVWLGTFDTAEEAARVYDTAAIQLRGANATTNFSAAANSGSRAGQRDPATPGYESGTESSPAASSPTSVLRKVPSLSSLAEDDSCAAPCEPAAGCRSLAVLEEEELGQFVPFEDAPVYATSGFWDFEPDAGFLYAEPSSPEASWNAAAAAEPASSDDAPSWAASPVQENDYFQGLRDLFPLNPLPAIF from the coding sequence ATGTCGCGCCCGCGCACGGTGCGGATCTTCTGGGACGATCCTGACCTGACGGACTCCTCCAGCGAGGAGGAGGGCTGCGGGACCCGGAGGGTGGGCAGGATGGTGCGGGAGCTGCCACCCATGGCGGGTGCGGCGGCGGCTGCTCCCGTGCCGGACCAGTGCAACGCCGGGGACGGCGACCGCGGGAGGAGACTCGGCGTTGCTGCTCCCGGTGCGTGCAGCGGGGCGCGGAGACGGCTGGCCAAGACTGGCCCGAGCACCAAGTTCCGCGGCGTCCGGAGGCGGCCGTGGGGCAAGTTCGCCGCGGAGATCCGTGACCCGTGGCGCGGCGTGCGCGTGTGGCTCGGCACCTTCGACACCGCGGAGGAGGCCGCCCGCGTCTACGACACCGCCGCCATCCAGCTCCGCGGGGCCAACGCCACCACCAACTTCTCCGCCGCCGCTAACTCCGGCTCCAGGGCCGGCCAGCGGGACCCGGCGACCCCCGGCTACGAGTCCGGCACGGAGTCCTCGCCGGCGGCGTCGTCGCCGACGTCCGTGCTCCGCAAGGTCCCCTCCCTGTCCTCCCTCGCCGAGGACGACTCCTGCGCGGCCCCGTGCGAGCCAGCCGCGGGGTGCCGCAGCCTGGCCGTCCTCGAGGAGGAGGAGCTCGGCCAGTTCGTGCCGTTCGAGGACGCGCCGGTCTACGCCACCAGCGGCTTCTGGGACTTCGAGCCCGACGCGGGGTTCCTCTACGCCGAACCGTCGTCGCCGGAGGCGTCGTggaacgccgccgccgccgccgagccggccTCGTCCGACGACGCGCCCAGCTGGGCCGCGTCGCCGGTGCAGGAGAACGACTACTTCCAGGGCCTCCGCGATCTCTTCCCGCTCAACCCGCTTCCCGCGATTTTCTGA